A window of Parasynechococcus marenigrum WH 8102 contains these coding sequences:
- a CDS encoding FAD-binding domain-containing protein, which produces MSSLQIVWFKRDLRVDDHRPLLEAAARGPVLPLYVVEPELWQQPDASERQWLFCRESLLELRQALAELGQPLVVRSGDVVQVLERARRQFGVDGLWSHEETGNGWTYQRDKRVGAWARAHGIQWGEIRQFGVTRRMRSRNGWAKRWEEQMAEPITPAPAGVPALEEIDPGVIPERPCPELLPDDCSQRQTGGRSIGLGELRDFLQHRAPCYQRAMSSPKSAFTGCSRLSAYLAWGCLSMREVLQTSRHHSGRGVSSFESRLHWHCHFIQKLEDQPEIEFSDFHPYMRGIRETNAERLAAWTEGRTGVPFVDACMRALKAHGWINFRMRAMLMSFASYNLWLPWRDSGLHLARQFVDYEPGIHWSQCQMQSGSTSINTIRIYNPIKQGMDHDPQGVFIRQWCPELKDVSTIHIHEPWMLGGGRSAPIVDVTTSMQLAKDRIWEIRRSAGFDRHADAIQRMHGSRKAGLKPTASRRRQKRSNDNGVRQLSLEL; this is translated from the coding sequence TTGTCGTCTCTGCAGATCGTCTGGTTCAAGCGCGATCTGCGGGTCGATGATCACCGCCCCTTGCTGGAGGCGGCAGCACGTGGGCCTGTGCTTCCGCTTTATGTGGTGGAGCCGGAGTTGTGGCAGCAGCCCGATGCTTCCGAGCGGCAGTGGTTGTTTTGCAGGGAGTCGTTGTTGGAGTTACGGCAAGCCCTGGCGGAGCTGGGTCAGCCTTTGGTGGTGCGCTCAGGTGATGTGGTGCAGGTGCTGGAGCGGGCCCGACGTCAGTTCGGGGTGGATGGGCTGTGGAGCCATGAGGAAACCGGTAACGGCTGGACGTATCAGCGCGACAAGCGCGTGGGCGCCTGGGCGCGAGCGCATGGCATTCAGTGGGGTGAAATCCGGCAGTTCGGCGTGACGCGGCGGATGCGCAGCCGCAACGGCTGGGCCAAGCGCTGGGAGGAGCAGATGGCAGAGCCCATCACTCCTGCCCCTGCTGGGGTTCCCGCTTTGGAGGAGATCGATCCCGGTGTGATTCCGGAGCGTCCTTGCCCTGAGCTGTTGCCGGATGATTGCTCGCAACGCCAAACCGGCGGACGTTCAATCGGCCTGGGGGAGCTGCGCGATTTTCTGCAGCATCGTGCTCCGTGTTATCAACGGGCGATGTCGAGCCCCAAATCGGCGTTCACGGGGTGTTCGCGCTTATCGGCATACCTCGCTTGGGGTTGCCTCTCGATGCGGGAGGTGCTGCAGACCAGCCGCCACCACAGCGGTCGCGGCGTCAGCAGCTTCGAATCGCGGCTGCACTGGCATTGCCACTTCATCCAGAAGCTGGAGGATCAGCCAGAGATTGAATTCAGCGATTTCCATCCGTACATGCGGGGCATCCGCGAGACGAATGCCGAGCGTTTGGCGGCCTGGACTGAGGGCCGAACTGGTGTGCCGTTTGTGGATGCCTGCATGCGGGCGCTGAAGGCCCATGGCTGGATCAACTTCCGCATGCGGGCGATGTTGATGTCGTTTGCCAGTTACAACCTTTGGCTGCCCTGGCGTGACAGCGGATTGCATCTTGCTCGCCAGTTTGTCGATTACGAACCAGGAATCCATTGGAGCCAATGCCAGATGCAGTCGGGAAGCACCTCGATCAACACAATCCGGATCTACAACCCGATCAAGCAGGGCATGGATCACGACCCCCAGGGGGTATTTATCCGTCAGTGGTGCCCGGAACTCAAGGATGTGTCCACAATTCACATCCATGAGCCCTGGATGCTCGGCGGCGGTCGGTCGGCCCCGATCGTGGATGTGACCACATCGATGCAGCTGGCCAAAGACAGGATCTGGGAGATTCGCCGCTCAGCCGGTTTTGATCGTCATGCCGATGCGATTCAGCGCATGCATGGCTCCCGTAAAGCGGGCCTTAAGCCCACCGCCAGTCGCCGTCGCCAGAAGCGCTCCAATGACAACGGTGTACGACAACTCAGTCTTGAGCTTTAG
- a CDS encoding Crp/Fnr family transcriptional regulator, giving the protein MHALDTMRALASKSEVLTLNSGDVLFNSGDSGLTMYGILEGSVRLSWKDSLGNQGHEDIPSGHVFGAGALVMGDHQRLGTATAIEDCRLIEMTREKFLFAVQEAPMFAIELLASIDERLRDIKMGVN; this is encoded by the coding sequence ATGCACGCCCTTGACACGATGCGCGCTCTTGCGAGCAAGAGCGAAGTGTTGACTTTGAACAGTGGCGACGTTTTGTTCAATAGCGGTGATTCAGGTTTAACGATGTACGGAATTCTCGAGGGTTCGGTTCGACTCTCCTGGAAAGATAGTTTAGGGAATCAGGGCCATGAGGATATTCCCTCTGGACACGTGTTCGGAGCAGGGGCTCTGGTGATGGGTGATCATCAGCGTCTCGGTACAGCGACGGCGATAGAGGACTGCCGCTTGATCGAGATGACCCGGGAAAAATTCCTGTTTGCGGTTCAAGAAGCACCGATGTTCGCCATCGAACTGCTGGCCTCCATCGATGAGCGCCTGCGCGACATCAAAATGGGTGTGAATTGA
- a CDS encoding inorganic diphosphatase translates to MDLSRLSPSPSSGLVNLLVEIPAGSRNKYRFSHSTGLMVLDRVLHSSIRYPFDYGFVPNTLAADGSPLDAMVIMAEPTYAGCLIRARPIGLLELKDNNVDDAKLLCVPDADPGQREIHSIRQIAPAQLEEVAEFFRTCRSFEGRSIEVSGWRDAGSVPALLDQCIQAAN, encoded by the coding sequence ATGGATCTCAGCCGCCTGTCCCCCTCACCGTCCTCAGGCCTGGTCAATCTTCTGGTGGAGATCCCCGCTGGAAGCCGCAATAAATATCGCTTCTCCCACTCGACAGGGTTGATGGTGCTGGACCGCGTCCTTCATTCCTCGATCCGTTACCCCTTCGATTACGGATTCGTTCCCAACACCCTCGCTGCCGACGGATCTCCCTTGGACGCGATGGTGATCATGGCCGAGCCGACGTACGCGGGTTGTCTGATCCGTGCGCGACCGATTGGTTTGCTTGAGCTCAAGGACAACAACGTCGACGATGCCAAATTGCTGTGCGTCCCGGATGCTGACCCTGGACAGCGGGAGATCCACAGCATCCGCCAAATCGCCCCAGCTCAACTGGAGGAAGTGGCTGAGTTTTTCAGGACTTGCCGAAGCTTTGAGGGGCGTTCGATTGAGGTCAGCGGCTGGAGAGATGCAGGTTCTGTTCCGGCACTGCTTGACCAGTGCATCCAAGCCGCCAATTGA
- a CDS encoding 2Fe-2S iron-sulfur cluster-binding protein has translation MPTIRFEQEGQQVGCIEGANLRKAALDAGINPYNGVNNLNNCSGVGQCGTCVMEVVEGQANLSPRSDVEEVYLADRPANFRLSCRTTVNGDVTVRTRPAEGVGRGSNSLIGAIKSLFGR, from the coding sequence GTGCCCACCATCCGATTTGAGCAGGAAGGCCAGCAGGTTGGATGCATCGAAGGCGCGAACCTCCGCAAGGCTGCCCTTGACGCCGGCATCAATCCATACAACGGTGTCAACAACCTCAACAACTGCAGTGGTGTCGGCCAGTGCGGCACCTGTGTGATGGAAGTGGTGGAAGGACAGGCCAACCTCTCCCCTCGCAGCGACGTTGAGGAGGTTTATCTTGCTGACCGCCCGGCCAATTTCCGTCTCAGCTGCCGGACCACCGTTAATGGTGATGTCACGGTTCGCACCCGCCCTGCTGAGGGCGTCGGCCGTGGCTCTAACAGTCTGATCGGTGCCATCAAGTCGCTGTTCGGCCGCTGA
- a CDS encoding arsenate reductase family protein, translated as MLQVYSYSRCSTCRRALSWLKESGLEHTVIDITVDPPSRPTLAKAKEQFGDRRPLFNTSGQSYRALGAAVVKAMTDDEALDALVADGRLIKRPFVVAPDGQVLVGFKEEVWQAQLKG; from the coding sequence ATGCTTCAGGTTTACAGCTACAGCCGCTGCAGCACCTGTCGACGGGCTTTGTCCTGGTTAAAGGAGTCTGGCCTGGAGCACACGGTGATCGACATCACAGTTGACCCGCCCTCGCGTCCGACCCTGGCCAAGGCCAAGGAGCAATTTGGTGACCGTCGCCCACTGTTCAACACCAGCGGACAGAGCTACAGGGCACTGGGAGCTGCAGTCGTCAAGGCCATGACCGACGACGAAGCACTCGATGCCTTAGTTGCGGATGGTCGCTTGATCAAGCGACCGTTTGTCGTTGCACCTGACGGGCAGGTCTTGGTGGGCTTCAAAGAGGAGGTTTGGCAGGCCCAGTTGAAGGGCTGA
- a CDS encoding peptidoglycan D,D-transpeptidase FtsI family protein — protein MPRTVSPPSRRRPRPRVVPLAKVPPRRLWIVFLILCTGLVGLVGRMAWLQVVQTGELESRARRLQTQTSTTLGQRRPIVDRNGRLVAMDEVRFRLWAHPRYFNLPGDDPGLVRPPKDVVDLLATPLAQPAPQLLKQLGQRRSGVKLAEGLDPETAERIRSLGISGLDLEAYPQRVYPQGELFANVVGFLNDERVPQAGLEQSRNAELLRHEQSRRLRRGADGTPLPDDLPPGAFYGDDLRLQLTLDARLQELAVQALAAQVAKWKAKKAAAIVMDATNGELLVLASTPTYDPNRYWRFSPARFREWSVQDLYEPGSTFKPINLALALQEKAIRPKDRVNDVGQLTIGGWPINNHDKEAHGLVDFAKVLQVSSNVGMVQAMQRLDHNTYWDWMNRLGIDRRPDTDLPGAVAGQLKTKEQFISHPIEPATTAFGQGFSLTPLKLVQLHGVLANGGHLVSPHITRGFRSGDALAPAADPGGQPLLKPEVTRTVMAWMESVVDKGSGKGVKTPGYRIAGKTGTAQKALNGIYLPGAKICSFVATLPVEDPRYVVLVVVDEPQGAHAYGSTVAVPLAKQIIDALLIVEKISPSKPAELNKAMTS, from the coding sequence ATGCCCCGGACCGTTTCTCCTCCATCCCGGAGACGGCCACGCCCTCGTGTCGTCCCCCTGGCCAAGGTCCCCCCCAGGCGGCTGTGGATTGTTTTCCTGATCCTATGCACTGGCCTTGTTGGTCTGGTGGGTCGGATGGCTTGGCTGCAGGTGGTCCAGACGGGTGAGCTGGAGTCCAGAGCCCGTCGCCTTCAGACCCAGACCAGCACAACATTGGGGCAACGCCGCCCGATCGTCGATCGCAACGGTCGACTGGTGGCGATGGATGAAGTCCGTTTTCGGCTCTGGGCTCACCCGCGCTACTTCAATCTTCCTGGTGATGACCCGGGCTTGGTACGACCGCCTAAGGATGTGGTGGATCTGCTTGCTACACCCCTGGCCCAACCGGCTCCGCAGCTTCTCAAGCAACTGGGCCAGAGACGCTCGGGGGTCAAGCTCGCCGAAGGGCTGGATCCGGAGACGGCTGAACGCATCCGTTCCCTGGGCATTAGCGGCCTGGATTTGGAGGCTTATCCCCAACGGGTCTATCCCCAGGGGGAACTCTTTGCCAACGTCGTCGGTTTCCTCAACGACGAGCGTGTTCCCCAGGCGGGCCTTGAGCAGAGCAGGAACGCTGAACTGCTGAGGCATGAGCAGTCCAGGCGTCTGCGCCGCGGTGCGGACGGCACACCACTTCCCGATGATCTGCCCCCTGGGGCGTTCTATGGCGATGACTTGCGCTTGCAGCTCACCCTCGATGCCCGGCTGCAGGAGCTCGCTGTTCAGGCTCTGGCGGCCCAGGTCGCCAAGTGGAAGGCCAAGAAGGCGGCCGCCATCGTCATGGATGCCACCAATGGTGAACTGCTGGTGCTGGCGTCAACACCGACCTACGACCCCAATCGCTACTGGCGCTTTTCACCGGCACGATTCCGTGAGTGGTCCGTGCAGGATCTCTACGAACCCGGGTCCACCTTCAAGCCGATCAATCTGGCTCTGGCGCTTCAAGAGAAAGCGATCCGTCCCAAAGACCGTGTGAATGACGTCGGTCAGCTCACCATCGGCGGTTGGCCGATCAACAACCACGACAAGGAAGCCCACGGTCTGGTGGATTTCGCCAAGGTCCTGCAGGTGTCCAGCAACGTCGGCATGGTGCAGGCGATGCAACGCCTGGATCACAACACCTACTGGGACTGGATGAATCGTCTTGGGATTGATCGGCGTCCGGACACGGATCTTCCTGGGGCTGTTGCCGGTCAGCTCAAGACAAAAGAGCAGTTCATCTCCCATCCGATTGAGCCGGCTACCACAGCCTTCGGTCAAGGGTTCTCGCTCACCCCGTTGAAATTGGTCCAGCTTCATGGGGTCTTAGCTAATGGTGGTCATTTGGTGAGTCCTCACATCACCCGTGGGTTTCGCTCTGGCGATGCTCTCGCGCCTGCGGCAGACCCCGGCGGTCAGCCCCTGCTGAAGCCTGAGGTGACCCGAACGGTGATGGCCTGGATGGAATCTGTGGTGGACAAGGGCAGCGGTAAGGGGGTGAAGACACCCGGTTACCGCATCGCCGGCAAAACAGGGACGGCGCAGAAAGCGCTCAACGGCATTTATCTGCCTGGAGCCAAGATCTGCAGTTTTGTGGCGACCCTGCCTGTTGAGGATCCGCGGTATGTGGTTCTGGTGGTGGTCGATGAGCCCCAGGGAGCTCACGCCTACGGCTCCACGGTGGCTGTTCCGTTGGCGAAGCAGATCATCGACGCCCTGCTGATCGTGGAGAAGATCAGCCCATCGAAACCTGCAGAATTGAACAAGGCGATGACGAGCTGA
- a CDS encoding amidohydrolase family protein, which translates to MHDTLLLDPVRILHGPGTELQQGAALIESGVLSGFGDAARTAAARLGIQATVAPQQLLAPCLVDPHTVLPSPISGPTETIRSLRRCAAAGGYGQVALLPRGQSWRDQPERLIGLQNADPSSVHLPLWGGFSLNGKGDELAPHGDLLEHGAIGLADDDAVVPLPLLERGLLLGEMGSCPVLIAPRDPNLQGDGLAREGVETLRAGWAPDPLISELLPLQQLLALQQRHPDRQLRLMNISTAAAVDLLGQADPQLKASVCWWHLLVDGSSLSSTDPGCRVRPSLGGAADRLRLRSALQSGLIQAVAVHAVPLDEEDMLLPADQRPPGLSGHHLVMPALWSALVDQGDLSIESLWELLSFGPSAFLDQPAESLLIGSRRWLLFDPEISWTVSRDDPAAPGAANLPWLGRTLQGRVVACGLSR; encoded by the coding sequence ATGCACGACACCCTGCTGCTGGATCCGGTGCGGATCCTGCATGGTCCCGGAACGGAGCTTCAGCAGGGTGCTGCCCTGATCGAATCAGGTGTTCTCAGCGGCTTCGGTGATGCAGCACGCACAGCAGCGGCGCGACTGGGAATTCAAGCGACCGTTGCCCCCCAGCAACTTCTGGCCCCCTGCCTGGTGGACCCCCATACGGTTCTGCCTTCACCGATCAGCGGGCCAACGGAAACGATCCGCAGCCTGCGGCGTTGCGCTGCGGCAGGGGGATACGGCCAGGTGGCCCTGTTACCGCGAGGGCAGAGCTGGCGGGATCAGCCGGAGCGCCTGATCGGCCTGCAGAACGCGGACCCGTCGTCGGTTCACCTGCCCCTCTGGGGAGGTTTCAGCCTGAACGGCAAAGGAGACGAGCTGGCACCCCACGGCGATCTGCTGGAACACGGTGCCATCGGCCTTGCCGATGACGATGCCGTTGTGCCATTGCCGCTGCTGGAGAGAGGTCTGCTGCTCGGCGAAATGGGATCCTGCCCCGTGCTGATTGCCCCCAGGGATCCGAATCTCCAGGGGGACGGCCTGGCTCGGGAGGGTGTCGAGACCCTGCGGGCGGGCTGGGCACCCGATCCCTTGATCAGCGAACTGCTGCCCCTTCAACAGCTGCTGGCCCTGCAGCAACGTCATCCCGACCGGCAGCTGCGGTTAATGAACATCTCCACAGCTGCGGCTGTGGACCTCCTCGGCCAGGCCGACCCACAGCTGAAGGCCAGTGTGTGTTGGTGGCATCTGCTGGTCGATGGCAGCAGCCTCTCCAGCACTGATCCAGGCTGCCGTGTGCGTCCATCACTGGGGGGAGCTGCGGACAGGTTGCGCCTGCGTTCAGCCCTGCAGTCCGGCCTGATTCAGGCGGTCGCCGTGCATGCCGTGCCGCTTGATGAGGAAGACATGTTGCTGCCGGCGGATCAGCGGCCTCCAGGCCTGAGTGGGCACCACCTCGTGATGCCGGCGCTCTGGTCTGCCTTGGTTGATCAGGGTGACCTCTCGATCGAATCCCTCTGGGAGCTGCTCAGTTTCGGTCCGTCCGCTTTTTTGGACCAGCCGGCGGAATCGCTGCTGATCGGCAGCCGCCGTTGGCTGCTGTTTGACCCCGAGATCAGCTGGACGGTGAGCCGCGATGATCCAGCAGCACCGGGAGCCGCCAACCTCCCCTGGCTGGGACGCACCCTGCAGGGGCGGGTGGTGGCCTGCGGCCTCAGTCGTTGA
- a CDS encoding CPBP family intramembrane glutamic endopeptidase codes for MSPSSPRQAPVPPWKNLLGALSLLVAALIWTSGLVNSLSRPSVAPSLNLQQQEVQLLAEPALPDTLGSVLRGGENPRTILKGSLEQIPAADRSWRQTQLLDLLQNEVATVPEIDAADDPLLDRLLCEARGGASGDCINPAVARSAAVRLSVSALLPLITAVTGTALLLGQGWRLWRGRRESWPDLKGPTLTLLDMALLVAGGFVVISAVGVPLLVLPLVSRLTAGLDSPRREAVGVVINYSVMALPSLLILRRQLASLPKDITPEGGWLQWRWRPLSGAFFTALAGWCKVTPIVVLTGWLLVRLFGDPGGSNPLLELVLDSRDPLALSLLALTAVVLAPLFEEVIFRGTLLPVLARRTGSVTGVVLSGLLFGVAHISIGELAPLTVLGIGLALVRLSSGRLFPCVLMHALWNAVTFVNLLLL; via the coding sequence GTGTCCCCCAGCTCCCCTCGCCAGGCCCCCGTTCCGCCTTGGAAAAATCTGCTTGGGGCCCTGTCCCTGCTGGTGGCTGCCTTGATCTGGACGTCGGGTCTGGTGAACAGCCTCTCAAGGCCTTCCGTAGCGCCGAGTCTCAACCTTCAGCAGCAGGAAGTTCAGCTGTTGGCTGAACCGGCTCTGCCGGACACGTTGGGTTCAGTTTTAAGGGGGGGCGAGAACCCGCGCACCATCCTCAAGGGGTCGCTGGAGCAAATCCCTGCAGCTGATCGTTCCTGGCGTCAGACCCAGCTGTTGGACCTGCTGCAGAACGAAGTGGCGACGGTGCCGGAGATCGATGCGGCAGACGATCCGCTGCTGGATCGACTGCTTTGCGAAGCTCGCGGAGGCGCCTCTGGCGACTGCATCAACCCGGCCGTGGCTCGATCCGCGGCCGTTCGTTTGTCCGTGAGTGCCCTGCTGCCGCTGATCACAGCCGTCACTGGCACGGCCCTGCTGCTTGGTCAGGGCTGGCGTCTCTGGCGTGGCCGCCGTGAGAGCTGGCCGGATCTCAAAGGTCCGACCCTCACTCTGCTGGACATGGCTCTGCTGGTGGCCGGTGGATTTGTCGTGATCAGTGCCGTCGGTGTTCCGCTGCTGGTCCTGCCACTGGTCTCCAGGCTGACCGCTGGATTGGACAGCCCTCGTCGGGAAGCGGTGGGAGTGGTCATCAACTACAGCGTGATGGCCTTACCCAGCCTGTTGATCCTGCGGCGTCAGCTGGCCAGCCTGCCCAAAGACATCACGCCCGAAGGGGGCTGGCTGCAGTGGCGGTGGCGGCCGCTGTCAGGAGCCTTCTTCACCGCTCTGGCCGGCTGGTGCAAGGTCACCCCCATCGTCGTGCTTACCGGTTGGTTGCTGGTGCGGCTGTTCGGAGATCCCGGAGGAAGTAATCCGTTGCTGGAACTGGTGCTGGACAGTCGGGATCCGCTGGCACTGTCCCTGCTGGCGTTGACTGCGGTGGTGCTGGCTCCCCTGTTCGAAGAAGTGATTTTCCGCGGCACGCTGCTGCCGGTGCTGGCCCGTCGGACCGGTTCGGTGACAGGTGTAGTGCTTAGCGGTCTGCTGTTCGGAGTGGCACACATCAGCATCGGCGAACTGGCCCCGCTCACCGTGCTGGGGATTGGGCTCGCTCTGGTGCGTTTATCGAGTGGACGACTGTTTCCCTGCGTGTTGATGCATGCCCTCTGGAATGCGGTCACATTCGTGAATTTGCTCCTCCTGTAA
- a CDS encoding transaldolase, which yields MATLLDQLSAMTVVVADTGDLEAIRKFTPRDATTNPSLILAAAQIPAYQSLIDEALRSSRKLIGDAAPVEDVVHEALDEISVIFGKEILKIVPRRVSTEVDARLSYDTDATIEKGRKLIRLYNDAGISNDRVLIKIASTWEGIKAAEVLEKEGIHCNLTLLFGFGQAVACAEAGVTLVSPFVGRILDWYKADTGRDSYPGPEDPGVISVTRIFNYYKTYGYKTEVMGASFRNLDEITELAGCDLLTISPKLLDQLRESDASLSQKLDATNPSGGEEQIHVDRERFDAMMAADRMATDKLGEGIKGFSKAIETLEHQLAHRLAELEGGEAFRHAVQEIFMLNDMNGDGCITRDEWLGSDAVFDALDLDHDGRLTPEEVRKGFGAALTLTTA from the coding sequence ATGGCAACCCTGCTCGACCAGCTCTCTGCGATGACCGTCGTGGTGGCGGATACCGGTGATCTCGAGGCAATCCGTAAGTTCACGCCGCGTGACGCCACGACCAACCCGTCGTTGATCCTGGCGGCTGCACAAATACCTGCTTATCAAAGTTTGATTGATGAGGCGCTGCGTTCCTCACGCAAGCTCATCGGTGATGCAGCTCCTGTTGAAGACGTAGTGCATGAAGCCCTGGACGAAATCAGTGTGATTTTCGGTAAGGAAATCCTCAAGATTGTTCCCCGTCGTGTGTCTACTGAAGTCGATGCACGCTTGAGCTACGACACCGATGCGACGATCGAGAAAGGTCGCAAGCTGATACGCCTTTACAACGATGCTGGCATCAGCAATGACCGCGTTCTGATCAAGATCGCGTCTACCTGGGAGGGCATCAAGGCGGCCGAAGTGCTGGAGAAGGAGGGAATCCACTGCAACCTCACCCTTTTGTTCGGTTTCGGTCAGGCCGTGGCCTGTGCTGAAGCTGGCGTGACCTTGGTTTCTCCCTTCGTGGGACGTATCCTCGATTGGTATAAAGCTGACACCGGTCGTGATTCCTATCCAGGCCCAGAAGATCCCGGCGTGATCTCAGTGACCCGGATCTTCAACTACTACAAGACATACGGCTACAAAACTGAAGTCATGGGAGCCAGCTTCCGCAACCTCGATGAGATCACGGAACTGGCTGGCTGTGATTTGCTGACCATCTCACCCAAGTTGTTGGATCAGCTTCGCGAGAGCGATGCATCCTTAAGCCAGAAGTTGGATGCGACTAATCCCAGCGGCGGTGAAGAACAAATCCATGTGGATCGCGAACGCTTCGACGCGATGATGGCGGCGGATCGCATGGCGACGGACAAGCTCGGCGAAGGGATTAAAGGCTTCAGCAAAGCCATCGAAACCCTTGAGCATCAACTGGCGCATCGCCTTGCTGAACTCGAAGGGGGTGAAGCCTTCCGTCATGCGGTTCAAGAGATTTTCATGCTTAATGACATGAATGGTGATGGCTGCATCACCCGTGATGAGTGGCTGGGGAGTGATGCCGTCTTCGATGCCCTTGATCTCGACCATGACGGGCGTCTGACCCCTGAAGAGGTGCGTAAGGGTTTCGGTGCAGCACTGACCCTGACCACGGCTTGA
- a CDS encoding histidine phosphatase family protein, whose translation MTLRLLLVRHGLSSFNKERRIQGRDDLSNLSEEGHEQARRLGASLTEVPFDAIYSSPLQRAASTTASLLEGRGGSAPTPVFDDGLLEVDLEPWSGMSIDELTERHPVDFATWKRQPLELDLQRRDGSSYRPLVELMDQARSFVDGLLQRHPVDQDGTVLVVAHNAILRCLMLTLLGEPEQGFRRLRVDNTSLSIFNLRPGVDQPQVQIECLNSTTHLQPLPDRGKGARLILVRHGETDWNKAGRFQGQIDIPLNDHGRSQAAAARDFLKDVSIDRAWSSTLSRPTKTAEIILEAHSGVPLTQIDGLVEIGHGLWEGKLESEIREGWSELLDTWKRSPETVQMPEGETIQDVWARSVTSWQEIAKGLKPEETALVVAHDAVNKTILCDLLGLTPADIWAVKQGNGGVTVVDITPDPSQPAVVTCLNLTSHFGSVIDRTAAGAL comes from the coding sequence GTGACCCTCCGCCTACTCCTGGTCCGCCACGGTCTGAGCAGCTTCAACAAGGAACGTCGCATCCAGGGTCGCGACGACCTGTCCAACCTGAGCGAGGAGGGACACGAGCAGGCTCGCCGGCTCGGCGCCAGCCTGACGGAGGTTCCCTTCGACGCGATCTACAGCTCCCCCCTGCAACGGGCGGCATCCACCACGGCCTCGCTGCTTGAGGGGCGCGGCGGTTCGGCACCGACACCGGTGTTCGATGACGGGCTGTTGGAGGTGGACCTGGAGCCCTGGTCGGGGATGAGCATCGATGAGCTCACGGAACGCCACCCCGTGGATTTCGCCACCTGGAAGCGCCAGCCACTGGAACTGGACCTGCAGCGGCGGGACGGCAGCAGCTATCGCCCGCTGGTGGAGCTGATGGATCAGGCCCGCAGCTTCGTGGATGGCCTGCTCCAACGCCACCCGGTTGACCAGGACGGCACGGTGCTGGTGGTGGCCCACAACGCCATCCTCCGTTGCCTGATGCTCACCCTGCTCGGAGAACCCGAGCAGGGATTCCGACGACTCAGGGTCGACAACACCTCACTCTCGATCTTCAACCTGAGACCTGGGGTCGATCAGCCACAGGTGCAGATTGAGTGCCTCAACAGCACCACCCATTTGCAACCGCTGCCGGACAGGGGGAAGGGTGCCCGATTGATCCTGGTGCGCCACGGCGAGACCGACTGGAACAAGGCGGGGCGTTTTCAGGGGCAGATCGACATCCCCCTCAACGACCATGGCCGCAGCCAGGCAGCCGCCGCACGCGATTTCCTCAAGGATGTGTCCATCGATCGTGCCTGGAGCAGCACGCTCTCCCGGCCGACCAAAACCGCGGAGATCATCCTCGAAGCCCATTCCGGGGTGCCCCTCACGCAGATCGATGGCCTCGTGGAAATCGGCCATGGACTCTGGGAAGGCAAGCTCGAATCCGAGATCCGGGAGGGGTGGTCCGAGCTGCTGGACACCTGGAAGCGTTCTCCTGAAACGGTTCAGATGCCGGAGGGCGAGACGATTCAAGACGTCTGGGCCCGCTCCGTTACCAGCTGGCAGGAGATCGCCAAAGGGCTGAAACCCGAGGAGACCGCCCTTGTTGTGGCCCATGATGCCGTCAACAAGACCATCCTTTGCGATCTGCTCGGCCTGACACCTGCCGACATCTGGGCGGTGAAGCAGGGCAATGGCGGGGTCACCGTGGTCGACATCACTCCGGATCCGAGCCAGCCTGCAGTGGTGACCTGTCTCAACCTCACGTCCCACTTCGGGAGTGTGATCGATCGGACCGCCGCGGGCGCCCTCTGA
- the lepB gene encoding signal peptidase I has protein sequence MASDRSKTNAGNQHPFWDFWGPILFMFALYLGIRQVLVEARYIPSGSMLPGLQIQDRLLVEKLTYRSRPPKRGEIVVFNSPYAFDPALKTPVRPSAVRCALVNLPLLGLIPGLGNPACDAYIKRVIAIGGDRVEVSPSGAVTLNGQRIEEPYVGQACLVNQQGMSPCRTLNVTVPKGSVLVLGDNRRNSWDGRFWPGGAFLPEQEIIGRAVFRFWPFNRFGLLND, from the coding sequence TTGGCAAGCGATCGTTCAAAGACAAACGCGGGAAATCAACATCCCTTCTGGGATTTCTGGGGGCCAATTCTTTTCATGTTCGCCCTGTATCTGGGCATTCGTCAGGTCTTGGTTGAAGCTCGATACATCCCCTCAGGGTCGATGCTGCCTGGCCTTCAGATCCAGGATCGGCTGCTGGTGGAGAAGCTCACTTACCGATCACGCCCCCCGAAGCGTGGAGAGATCGTCGTCTTCAACTCCCCCTATGCCTTTGACCCGGCCTTGAAGACGCCGGTGCGTCCTTCAGCGGTGCGCTGTGCCCTGGTCAACCTTCCCTTGCTCGGCCTGATCCCTGGACTGGGCAATCCCGCTTGCGACGCCTACATCAAGCGGGTGATCGCCATTGGCGGCGATCGAGTTGAGGTCAGCCCCAGTGGAGCGGTCACCCTCAACGGACAGCGCATCGAGGAGCCTTATGTGGGTCAGGCCTGCCTGGTCAATCAGCAGGGAATGAGTCCCTGTCGAACACTCAACGTCACCGTTCCCAAGGGCTCGGTGCTCGTGTTGGGTGACAACCGCCGCAACAGTTGGGACGGACGTTTCTGGCCAGGTGGGGCTTTCCTGCCGGAGCAGGAGATCATCGGCCGGGCCGTGTTCCGCTTCTGGCCCTTCAACCGTTTCGGTCTTCTCAACGACTGA